TGATGGCCACAGCGCGGGAAGCGGAACCGGAAGGAACGCCCAGAGCTGCATAGGTCTCGCGCAGACCGTTCAGGCAGCGGTCCTGCAGCACGGAAGCGTCACCAGCCAGCAGGGCGTAGGAGACGTAGCGCATGATGATCTCAGCATCACGCAGGCAAGCAGCCATCTTGCGGTTGGTGTACACACCACCGTTGGGGGCGGTCAGGCCGGTGTTTTCGCAGCAGATGCCTGCAACGGAGTCGGAAACCACGCAGGAAGCGTTGGCGGTGATGGCGTTCACAGCGTCCAGACGCTTGTTGCCCTCGGCAATGAATGCCTTCAGGTCGTTCAGCTGAGCGCCGCCGATGAAGCTGCCGCTGGAATCAGCGGAAACAGCCTGCCTAGAGAATGCGTCGAGCATAATCAATGCTTAAGGGAGGGGTCAGATGCGATGCATCACCCAGGGACCGTACGCCGCCCGCCGGTCATGGGGGGAATTGCTTCAGGCTTCTCAATACATGAAAAAAGAAAGAAGAATGAAAATACGAAGTAGCTTCGATTTAAGAGAGAAGAAGCGCCACTTCACGGCAGCTCCACTGCAGCGGCTGCCAGGGATGGCTGCGGCCAACCTCCTCCAGCAGTGATGTTTGATCCCGCAGCCTTAGTCGCAGGCAGCTCCAGGCGCCCGCGATTCGGGACTTCGCATATTGCGGTGCTGTTTCCGCCAGTGCCTCGCGCACCAGGTCGCTGCGTTCATGCAGCTCCAGCAGTCCGGTGCAGCTCGCCAGCAGGTAGTGAACTCCGTAGTCGCTGCCGAGGCTGGAGCGCAACGCATCGATCTGATCCAGTTGGGCTGATCTGGGCAAAGCCATCAAGGCTTTGGCGGCGGCGTACTGGCGGGCTTCGTCCCGATGCTGCAGTCCCTCCTTAATCGCTTCGGGTTCGGCAGCGGTTTCCGGAATGCCGTCCAGGTTCAACTGTCTTGGATCATCCTGAAGCAGCTTCTTCAATAGATCTGCCGCATCAGGATCAATGGCGCCCGCTTGGCTGGTGGCCATCTGAAACGCACTCTTGGCGCGCAGGGGCATCGACACTGGGCAACGGATCAACGCCGCCAGTGCTTCGATCCGGCCCGCATCTCCCAGATCGATCACGGCGGCCCGTCTTCGACCGGGGTTGTCATCCTCGAGCTGCTCCACGAGTGGTGGAAGGCCTTGCTGGTCGCCCATCACCCGAACGGCATAGGCATGGGCCGCTCCCGCCACCAGGGGATTGCTGTCGTTGCGGCAACGATCGATCTGGCCGCTGGCATCGTTCATGCCCAGGCGGCAGAAGGCTTGAAGAACCGCCCGGCGTTGGTTGTCGGGGCCACGAAGCGCTTGCAGCAGTGCCGTTTGCCCTTCCTTATTCAGCGGTGTGCCCAGCCGGGCGATGGCATCAGCCGCATTGACGACGGTGGGTTCGTCATCGGCTCGCAAGGCGTCAAGAAGAACGGGAAGAGCCGAGCGGTCTTTGCGTCGGCCCAGGGCTTCGAGCGCCTTGCGCCGGGTGATGCGTTCGTAGAGGTCGTCGGAGTCGTTGGCGCCGGCTGCCAGGAGTTTCTGAAGGGACTCGGGGGATTGGCAGGCCCCTAGACGGGTCGCGGCGAGATATTTAAGGCCGGGATTCTTCAGCTCGGCAGGCGGCTTGAGCAACGTTTCCATCGCCGTCTCTTCACTCATTACAGCGAAAAGAGTGTCGAAGCGTTCGCTCATTGCCGATCAAGAATTTGAAAAATCTGAGGATGGTACATTTGGATTATGATTCCGTCCAGCAAAAGCTTAAGCCGAATGGCCGTTGCCGAAAGCGCAGCTCAAGAGATCCGTCGATTTGTTGAATTGCATCAATCCGGATCGGCACTGAATCAAATCGCCTCGCTTGATGATCTCAATGCATTGTTGAAGCAGGCTGAGAGCCCTTTGGCTGCCTCGCTTATCCCGCTTGAGCAGGCGACGCGTCCCCCCAAGATTCTGGTGGACTCGGGCGTCACAGAATCAAAGGTGCCCTGGCGAATTCTTCAGTGCCCGGGCGGTCCTTTGGTGCTGCAGATGATCTGTGAAAAGGTTAATTTTGCCCTCTGGATTCAGGAGTGCTGATGATGGCTAACTCTGAACTTGAGCGTTTCGTCCAGGCAATTGCTGATGATCACGGGCTAGCCACGGGAATCAAGACGCTTGGCTCCCATTACGACATCGTTGCCTACGCCAACATCCGTGGCTACTCGATCACCTTGGCGGAATGGGGGAGATATCTGGCTATGGATTGGTTGCAGAGCTCCGATGCCGATCTGGCCTCTGTTCACCGAGCCGATCCAGCCCATTGGAGCTGGGCGTTCCGTCAATTGTCCCGCTGGCGTGCGCTGTTGATGGATGGTGCTGAATCCGAGGGAATGCTTGGCCCCGCAGATTTTGCAGTGACCCGGGATCAGTCCGCTGCCCCGCCGGCCAGCGTCCCGGCACCCACCCTGACGGATGCAGAGAAAGATGCGGCTTTGGTGTCGTTCATCCAGCTGGTGAAAACACGGCCTGATCTCAAGGACCAGGTGAAATCAGCACGGAACCAAGATGAGGTGATTGGCTTGGCCCAAACCCAGGGTTTTGCCATTGATTCGCTCACACTGTTGCGCAGTTGGAGTCAGGTGTCTGACTTCAGCAAACCCACCTGGTTTGGCTGGTTTGATGATTGATCGCTTCAGCTGATCTCCGCATAGCGGGTGCGTGTGGTGCCACGTTTGGCCCAATAGGTCACCAGTGATTCACCACCGGGCCTGGGAACTGATGCTGTGGCGCGAAGGATCTTGAAGGTGCGCCTTGGCCCCATCGGCCAGTTGCCGGCAGCTGCAATTTTTCGCACGCGTCCACCGATGGCTTCAATGCAACGCTCGAATTTTTCGAGGTGGGTTTGATCCACCGTTTCAAAGATGAAATCGGTTCCTTCGCAAATCAGATGCTGCGACCGGATCCAGGTTTTCAGTTGTTTCTCGGCCTCAATTGCAGACATCGTCTAGCCGCTCAGACGAGGAGGACGCTCACCACTGGAGCCAGTTCTGGTCCAGCTCGTTCCCGAGGTGAGCCACACGTTTGAACCGCAGCGGCCCGTGTTCGGAGCCCCAGCGCTGCTCATCTGTGTCGGGGTCAAAGCCTCGATCGCGACTGATCCAGTCTGTGGCGTTGACATCCACTTCGCTGACCAAATAGGTCAGCCGGCCATCCCTGGGAACCATGCAGTTCTTGCCGGGTTCCACTTCACCCAGGTATCGACCGGATTCAACCTCGCGAAAGTGCATCCCACAGCCACAACGTGGTTTCAGAGACTCAGGCTTGAGGCTGTTGAGGAGTTCAGGGCGTTGGCCTGCACCCGCCAACCGGATGGGATCG
This DNA window, taken from Synechococcus sp. LTW-R, encodes the following:
- a CDS encoding HEAT repeat domain-containing protein — translated: MSEETAMETLLKPPAELKNPGLKYLAATRLGACQSPESLQKLLAAGANDSDDLYERITRRKALEALGRRKDRSALPVLLDALRADDEPTVVNAADAIARLGTPLNKEGQTALLQALRGPDNQRRAVLQAFCRLGMNDASGQIDRCRNDSNPLVAGAAHAYAVRVMGDQQGLPPLVEQLEDDNPGRRRAAVIDLGDAGRIEALAALIRCPVSMPLRAKSAFQMATSQAGAIDPDAADLLKKLLQDDPRQLNLDGIPETAAEPEAIKEGLQHRDEARQYAAAKALMALPRSAQLDQIDALRSSLGSDYGVHYLLASCTGLLELHERSDLVREALAETAPQYAKSRIAGAWSCLRLRLRDQTSLLEEVGRSHPWQPLQWSCREVALLLS
- a CDS encoding bleomycin hydrolase — translated: MLDAFSRQAVSADSSGSFIGGAQLNDLKAFIAEGNKRLDAVNAITANASCVVSDSVAGICCENTGLTAPNGGVYTNRKMAACLRDAEIIMRYVSYALLAGDASVLQDRCLNGLRETYAALGVPSGSASRAVAIMKASACAHITNTNNTTGEKRKMPVTDGDCNALSAEAASYFDMVISAIS
- a CDS encoding Nif11-like leader peptide family natural product precursor: MANSELERFVQAIADDHGLATGIKTLGSHYDIVAYANIRGYSITLAEWGRYLAMDWLQSSDADLASVHRADPAHWSWAFRQLSRWRALLMDGAESEGMLGPADFAVTRDQSAAPPASVPAPTLTDAEKDAALVSFIQLVKTRPDLKDQVKSARNQDEVIGLAQTQGFAIDSLTLLRSWSQVSDFSKPTWFGWFDD
- a CDS encoding CpeR family transcriptional regulator — protein: MSAIEAEKQLKTWIRSQHLICEGTDFIFETVDQTHLEKFERCIEAIGGRVRKIAAAGNWPMGPRRTFKILRATASVPRPGGESLVTYWAKRGTTRTRYAEIS
- a CDS encoding chromophore lyase CpcT/CpeT, whose product is MSDNNEALLLFAKTLAGHYSNLQQSQENPKDFAHINIFFRPLPWDVLKAPGFYSEQSYDHDPWRPYRQGIHRLLPAEGETFIVENYGFADPIRLAGAGQRPELLNSLKPESLKPRCGCGMHFREVESGRYLGEVEPGKNCMVPRDGRLTYLVSEVDVNATDWISRDRGFDPDTDEQRWGSEHGPLRFKRVAHLGNELDQNWLQW